The proteins below come from a single Leptolyngbya sp. 'hensonii' genomic window:
- a CDS encoding high light inducible protein: protein MTTIRGQVIEEGGRANVYAVEPKVYVDSSAQAGFTPYAERLNGRLAMIGFVSLLALEVLSRHGVVGWLSHL from the coding sequence ATGACGACAATTCGTGGACAGGTAATTGAAGAGGGCGGGCGGGCTAACGTTTACGCAGTTGAGCCCAAAGTATATGTAGACAGCAGTGCTCAAGCAGGTTTCACTCCTTATGCTGAGAGATTGAATGGGCGGCTAGCCATGATTGGCTTTGTGTCTTTACTGGCGTTAGAGGTGCTCAGTCGTCATGGGGTAGTGGGCTGGTTGAGCCATCTCTAA
- a CDS encoding energy-coupling factor ABC transporter substrate-binding protein has translation MKQGHQGWNSGLMIAGVVVLAIAPLIFVRGAEFEGADSKAAAVIQDINPEYQPWFKPVFEPASGEIASLLFALQAGLGAGVMGYVIGLYRGRQEQAQVQSRQQLEE, from the coding sequence ATGAAGCAAGGCCATCAAGGTTGGAATAGCGGGCTGATGATTGCGGGTGTCGTGGTCTTGGCGATCGCCCCCCTGATTTTCGTCCGGGGCGCAGAATTTGAAGGTGCAGATAGCAAAGCAGCAGCAGTAATTCAGGACATTAATCCAGAGTATCAGCCCTGGTTTAAGCCCGTTTTTGAGCCTGCCAGTGGCGAAATTGCCTCCCTGCTGTTTGCGTTGCAGGCAGGGCTGGGAGCTGGAGTGATGGGCTATGTTATTGGGTTATATCGCGGTCGGCAGGAGCAGGCACAGGTGCAATCCCGGCAGCAGCTAGAAGAATAG
- a CDS encoding energy-coupling factor ABC transporter permease: MKISQFLRLALMAGLSFYLVVGSPAPAQAMHIMEGFLPVSWAMFWWGLFLPFFLWGLRSLTRITRQHPETKLLLSLAGAFTFVLSALKIPSVTGSCSHPTGTGLGSVLFGPAVMSVLGALVLLFQALLLAHGGLTTLGANAFSMAVVGPLVAYGVYHLVMKSSGRQTLAIFLAATLADLLTYITTSIQLALAFPAANGGVVAAFAKFAGIFAVTQMPLAISEGLLTVLVWNWLQSYSPEELKLLNLIKQES; this comes from the coding sequence ATGAAAATTAGTCAATTTTTACGCCTTGCCCTGATGGCAGGGCTAAGTTTCTATTTAGTGGTGGGTTCTCCCGCGCCCGCCCAAGCCATGCACATCATGGAAGGGTTTCTACCTGTAAGCTGGGCCATGTTCTGGTGGGGGTTGTTCCTGCCCTTTTTTCTCTGGGGGCTACGATCGCTGACTCGCATTACCCGTCAGCATCCCGAAACAAAGCTGTTGCTGTCCCTGGCTGGAGCCTTTACCTTTGTGCTCTCGGCCTTGAAGATTCCATCCGTGACTGGAAGTTGCTCCCATCCCACGGGAACGGGCCTGGGATCGGTTCTGTTTGGTCCCGCAGTCATGTCCGTTTTGGGTGCCCTGGTGTTATTGTTTCAGGCCCTGCTCCTGGCCCATGGTGGCTTGACGACCCTGGGAGCTAATGCCTTTTCCATGGCCGTTGTCGGTCCTTTGGTGGCCTATGGCGTCTACCATCTGGTGATGAAATCCAGTGGCAGACAGACCCTGGCCATTTTCCTGGCTGCCACCCTGGCTGACCTGCTGACCTATATCACCACCTCGATTCAGTTGGCCCTGGCCTTTCCGGCTGCCAATGGGGGAGTGGTGGCCGCATTTGCCAAATTCGCCGGGATTTTTGCCGTGACCCAGATGCCCCTGGCAATTAGCGAAGGTCTACTCACGGTCCTGGTATGGAACTGGCTGCAATCCTACAGCCCGGAAGAACTGAAGCTACTCAATTTGATCAAACAGGAGTCCTGA
- the cbiQ gene encoding cobalt ECF transporter T component CbiQ translates to MHHHLDAYAYTNRLGQLPPIQKLSFVLVVLLMALMAHPPTQGAILLWMALWTIGYAGIPVRVYCHVFGMAAFFLGLSIPALVLEMVSVQDFATVQGNSLGGVVLAHWYVFVSHSGLIQAGEISLRSLASVACLLLILFTVPFSELLTVLRHCRVPTVLLDLLLLMYRFLFLFLDVATQLQLAQQARGGYRTRKRWMESVALLAGQLLVRSLQRYQQFSLGLAARGFNGDLQVYSTQSYTYSTRYALESVLGCVGLVILDRRFFP, encoded by the coding sequence ATGCATCATCACCTGGATGCCTATGCATACACCAATCGGCTCGGACAACTTCCGCCCATTCAGAAGCTCTCCTTTGTTCTGGTGGTGTTGCTAATGGCTTTGATGGCTCACCCTCCTACCCAGGGTGCGATCCTTCTCTGGATGGCCCTGTGGACGATCGGATATGCGGGGATTCCGGTCAGGGTCTATTGCCATGTTTTTGGCATGGCTGCCTTCTTTTTGGGCCTGAGTATTCCGGCACTGGTCTTGGAAATGGTCTCTGTTCAGGATTTTGCAACGGTGCAAGGAAATTCCCTGGGAGGGGTCGTTCTGGCCCACTGGTATGTCTTTGTCAGTCACTCCGGTCTGATCCAGGCCGGTGAAATTAGCCTGCGATCGCTGGCCAGTGTGGCCTGTTTATTGTTGATTCTATTCACAGTTCCTTTTTCAGAACTCTTGACTGTTTTGCGCCATTGTCGAGTTCCAACTGTATTGCTGGATTTGTTGCTTTTAATGTATCGCTTTTTGTTCTTATTTCTGGATGTTGCCACCCAGTTACAGTTAGCCCAGCAGGCCAGAGGCGGGTATCGTACCCGGAAACGCTGGATGGAGAGTGTGGCTTTGCTGGCCGGACAATTACTGGTGCGATCGCTGCAACGGTATCAACAGTTCTCTTTGGGATTAGCTGCCCGAGGGTTCAATGGCGACTTGCAGGTGTATTCAACCCAGTCCTACACTTACTCCACCCGCTACGCCCTGGAATCTGTCCTGGGCTGTGTCGGGCTTGTGATTTTAGATCGGAGATTCTTCCCTTAA
- a CDS encoding ATP-binding cassette domain-containing protein, with translation MAAPLLEFHQVSYTYPGARHPAIAELTLAIPAGRKTAILGHNGCGKSTLLFLADGLYRRSGGVITWKGESLQYTSRALNLWRQRIGLAFQDPEQQLVAATVAEDISVVRQTDVGLVE, from the coding sequence ATGGCTGCTCCGCTGCTGGAATTCCATCAGGTTTCCTACACTTACCCCGGTGCCCGTCATCCTGCGATCGCTGAATTAACCCTGGCCATTCCAGCAGGGCGAAAGACAGCCATTCTGGGGCACAATGGCTGTGGCAAATCGACCCTGTTATTTCTGGCGGATGGGCTATATCGGCGCAGTGGGGGGGTGATTACCTGGAAAGGGGAGTCTTTGCAATACACCTCCCGTGCCCTGAACCTGTGGCGACAACGGATTGGATTGGCCTTTCAAGACCCGGAACAACAACTGGTCGCTGCAACGGTGGCCGAAGATATTTCGGTAGTGCGTCAAACTGATGTGGGTCTGGTAGAGTAA
- a CDS encoding IS1 family transposase (programmed frameshift), producing the protein MECKLCGHSKTHKHGKMPNGHQRYFCLGCQQTFSESFDTLYYYRHVSPEQIQQVLQAHSEGTSLRGISRISGLAYNTVVSIIRRASSKAQLIHNQEVAQVETEEVSADEMWSFVKKQKQCLPLELDLGDCWVGLSLANSSGLILAARVGKHTDELIEELMVTTEGKTECKQWNSDDWGGYERVLPPEIHHHIGKDKTQRLERTNGIIRQQTGRWHRRQNKFGKVWEQTKVTTRLVVSYFNWIWRHSRFKTTASQRANLAAEPWTWQDFATYPTII; encoded by the exons ATGGAATGTAAGCTCTGCGGTCATTCTAAGACTCACAAGCATGGCAAGATGCCGAATGGGCATCAACGCTACTTTTGCCTGGGGTGCCAACAAACCTTCTCAGAGAGTTTTGACACCCTCTACTACTACCGTCACGTCAGTCCAGAGCAAATTCAACAAGTCCTGCAAGCTCACAGTGAGGGCACCAGTTTACGAGGGATTAGTCGGATTAGCGGGTTAGCTTATAACACGGTAGTGAGTATTATTCGACGAGCGAGTAGCAAAGCTCAACTCATCCACAATCAGGAGGTGGCTCAAGTTGAAACCGAGGAGGTGAGTGCTGATGAGATGTGGTCCTTTGTG AAAAAACAGAAGCAATGTCTGCCCCTAGAATTAGACCTGGGAGACTGTTGGGTGGGGTTGAGTTTAGCCAATAGCAGTGGGCTGATCTTGGCGGCCCGTGTGGGAAAGCATACGGATGAGTTGATTGAAGAACTGATGGTCACAACGGAAGGAAAAACGGAGTGCAAACAGTGGAATAGCGATGATTGGGGAGGGTATGAACGAGTCCTTCCACCAGAAATTCATCATCACATTGGTAAGGATAAAACCCAACGATTAGAGAGAACCAATGGTATTATCCGGCAACAAACAGGACGGTGGCATCGACGGCAAAACAAGTTTGGCAAGGTGTGGGAGCAAACGAAGGTGACTACACGATTGGTTGTCAGTTATTTCAATTGGATTTGGCGGCATAGCCGATTCAAAACCACAGCATCTCAACGAGCAAACTTGGCAGCAGAGCCTTGGACTTGGCAAGACTTCGCAACTTATCCAACAATTATTTGA
- a CDS encoding ABC transporter ATP-binding protein — MQLPAAEIARRLDQTLADFALEDLAHQPLHHLSLGQKRRVALAGVMALQPELLLLDEPTAYLDGLQTGKLLQELDRIHGQGTTIVMATHDLDLAYGWADWILVLHAGQLILSDCPQAVFTDRVLLEELQLGMPLLLQVWYSLPEHLRQSQLAPPTTIAELRARYPSSADG; from the coding sequence TTGCAATTGCCTGCAGCGGAAATTGCCCGTCGCCTGGACCAGACCCTGGCGGATTTTGCCCTGGAAGATCTGGCCCATCAGCCCCTGCATCACCTCAGCTTGGGGCAAAAACGCCGGGTGGCTCTGGCGGGGGTGATGGCCTTACAGCCTGAGTTGCTGTTGCTGGATGAACCCACCGCCTATCTGGATGGATTGCAAACGGGCAAACTGCTACAAGAACTGGACCGCATTCATGGGCAGGGCACCACGATCGTGATGGCAACCCACGATCTGGACCTGGCCTATGGCTGGGCCGATTGGATCCTGGTGCTGCACGCAGGGCAGCTCATCCTGTCGGATTGTCCCCAGGCTGTTTTCACCGATAGGGTTCTGTTAGAGGAATTACAACTGGGAATGCCCCTGCTGCTACAGGTCTGGTACAGCCTGCCAGAGCATCTGCGGCAATCGCAACTGGCTCCACCGACAACGATCGCAGAGTTACGGGCGCGCTATCCATCGTCAGCGGATGGATAG